The following coding sequences are from one Pseudoalteromonas carrageenovora IAM 12662 window:
- a CDS encoding SAM-dependent methyltransferase: MEKVSSLNCAQNTGWFTNFYKKLVIGAFSSIETGQVVLVDGSSRSVFGDTSSNLKVTISVNDKAMYKAFALSGSVGAGESYILGQWSCDNLTRLIEIFAINQDQLDNFEKKFSFFSNIAHRINHFKNKNSESGSKKNIVAHYDLGNDLYESFLSDEMLYSSAVYPSKDATLEEAQQYKLKRICEQVELQQGDSVIEIGTGWGAFAIYAATHYDCHVTTTTISDEQYDYVANKVKALGLERKITLLKLDYRLLEGQYDKLVSIEMIEAVGHEYLPSFFTKCGDLLKENGAMLIQAITISDQRYKHYLKNSDFIQQYIFPGGCLPSLNEMSEQIKNNTNMVIHTVNDIGAHYARTLADWRERFIQSWPELDRTKFDERFYRLWLFYFAYCEGAFRTRATSTVHLMARKPRFTSDNDEIALGY; this comes from the coding sequence ATGGAAAAAGTGTCGAGTTTAAATTGCGCACAAAACACAGGTTGGTTTACTAACTTTTATAAAAAGTTAGTAATAGGCGCATTTTCTTCTATAGAAACAGGCCAAGTAGTTTTAGTTGACGGTAGCTCTCGCTCTGTTTTTGGTGATACTTCGTCAAACTTAAAGGTGACTATAAGCGTAAATGATAAAGCGATGTATAAAGCATTTGCATTATCAGGTAGTGTTGGCGCTGGTGAATCTTATATTTTAGGCCAGTGGTCTTGCGACAACTTGACGCGCCTTATCGAAATTTTTGCAATTAACCAAGATCAATTAGACAATTTTGAAAAGAAATTCTCTTTTTTTAGTAATATTGCCCATAGAATTAACCATTTTAAAAATAAAAATTCAGAGTCTGGTTCAAAAAAGAATATTGTTGCTCACTATGATTTAGGTAATGATTTGTATGAATCTTTTTTATCTGATGAAATGTTGTATTCAAGCGCCGTTTACCCTAGTAAAGATGCAACGCTTGAGGAGGCGCAGCAATATAAGCTTAAACGTATTTGTGAGCAGGTAGAGTTACAACAAGGCGACTCGGTGATTGAAATTGGTACAGGTTGGGGTGCTTTCGCTATTTATGCAGCCACCCACTATGATTGCCACGTAACAACTACAACTATTTCTGACGAGCAGTACGATTACGTTGCTAATAAGGTTAAAGCCCTTGGTCTTGAAAGAAAAATAACGTTATTAAAGCTTGATTATCGTTTATTAGAAGGGCAGTACGACAAGCTTGTTTCGATTGAAATGATAGAAGCTGTCGGCCATGAGTATTTACCAAGCTTTTTTACCAAGTGCGGTGATTTACTCAAAGAAAATGGCGCTATGCTTATTCAAGCAATAACAATAAGCGATCAGCGTTATAAACATTATTTAAAAAATTCCGATTTTATTCAGCAATATATATTTCCTGGTGGGTGTTTGCCATCGCTCAACGAAATGAGTGAACAAATTAAAAATAACACAAACATGGTTATTCATACTGTGAATGATATTGGTGCTCACTACGCGCGAACATTAGCGGATTGGCGCGAGCGTTTTATTCAAAGCTGGCCAGAGTTAGACAGAACTAAATTTGACGAACGCTTTTACAGACTATGGTTATTTTATTTTGCTTACTGTGAAGGGGCATTTAGAACTCGTGCCACTAGTACGGTTCACTTAATGGCTCGTAAACCGCGTTTTACTAGCGATAACGATGAAATTGCACTCGGTTATTAA
- a CDS encoding DUF2878 domain-containing protein yields the protein MKLHSVINFVLFQAVWFLSLLLEGQSIYVTPLVIALMFYLSKQKKHDAILIFKALPLGLLGEYIAVKIGLLEFHSYPFPLWLVFLWASLVLCINSSMSFLTSLKFWQAFLVCLAFAPASYWAGARFGVLNLQFPLIQFWLIYGLIWSSMFTLILFINSKIKAVLNTKSL from the coding sequence ATGAAATTGCACTCGGTTATTAATTTTGTCTTGTTTCAAGCAGTATGGTTTTTATCATTACTGCTTGAAGGGCAATCTATTTATGTAACGCCTTTAGTAATTGCTCTGATGTTTTATTTATCAAAGCAAAAAAAACACGATGCTATTTTAATTTTTAAAGCACTTCCGCTAGGGTTACTAGGCGAGTATATTGCTGTAAAAATTGGATTGCTTGAGTTTCATTCTTACCCATTTCCTCTTTGGCTTGTATTTTTATGGGCCTCTTTAGTGCTATGTATTAACAGCTCAATGTCTTTTTTGACGTCACTTAAGTTTTGGCAAGCATTTTTAGTATGTTTGGCCTTTGCACCTGCAAGCTACTGGGCCGGCGCACGCTTTGGTGTACTAAACTTACAATTTCCCCTGATACAATTTTGGCTGATATACGGCTTAATATGGTCAAGTATGTTTACTTTAATATTGTTTATAAACTCAAAAATAAAAGCGGTGCTGAACACAAAATCTCTTTAG
- a CDS encoding chalcone isomerase family protein, translating into MKINLLISFCFLLISYNAYANDDFTKVGEARMEYLFWDVYDATLFTPSGKYKSGENPIKFKLKYLRDFEAKDIVKATKEQWEHLNKPDLSQKYADKLLNIWPNISKGDSLMLETDVNGKSTFYYNDEKVGQIDDVQFANDFLAIWLDKNTSEPALRQQLLGN; encoded by the coding sequence TTGAAAATAAATTTATTGATTAGTTTTTGCTTTTTACTCATCTCCTATAATGCCTATGCAAATGATGACTTTACAAAAGTAGGCGAAGCCAGAATGGAGTATTTATTTTGGGACGTTTACGATGCCACATTGTTTACACCCTCTGGTAAATATAAAAGCGGTGAAAACCCGATAAAATTTAAGCTTAAATACTTGCGTGACTTTGAGGCAAAAGACATTGTTAAAGCAACTAAAGAGCAGTGGGAGCACTTAAACAAACCTGACTTATCTCAAAAGTATGCTGATAAATTACTTAATATTTGGCCAAATATAAGCAAAGGCGACTCCTTAATGCTAGAAACAGACGTAAATGGTAAAAGTACATTTTATTATAATGATGAAAAAGTGGGCCAAATAGATGATGTTCAATTTGCTAATGATTTTTTGGCAATATGGCTTGATAAAAATACGTCTGAGCCTGCGCTTCGACAACAACTACTGGGAAACTAA
- a CDS encoding DUF3833 domain-containing protein: MSLLKIKPLMVCIFAVFLISCSAPSVEHYKNSSPEFNFKEFFSGELKAYGVVQDFKGELTRKLVVDMNASWNGSQGVIEEDFVYDDGEAQRRVWKVTLNDDNTLTGTAADVTGVAKGKSMGSVFHWNYNVELPYDGSTLNVNFDDWMYLVTQSRLINRTSIVKFGVEVGEVTLVIEKI, encoded by the coding sequence ATGAGCTTATTAAAGATAAAGCCACTTATGGTGTGTATTTTTGCCGTATTTTTAATTAGCTGCTCAGCGCCGAGTGTTGAACATTATAAAAACAGTTCACCTGAGTTTAACTTCAAAGAGTTTTTTAGTGGTGAATTAAAAGCATATGGCGTTGTACAAGACTTTAAAGGTGAATTAACCCGAAAGCTTGTTGTTGATATGAATGCAAGCTGGAATGGCTCACAAGGCGTTATTGAAGAAGATTTTGTATACGACGATGGTGAAGCGCAAAGGCGTGTTTGGAAAGTAACACTTAACGATGATAATACATTAACGGGCACAGCCGCAGATGTTACAGGTGTAGCTAAAGGAAAAAGTATGGGCAGTGTGTTTCACTGGAACTACAATGTAGAGCTACCTTACGATGGCTCAACATTAAATGTAAACTTTGACGATTGGATGTACCTGGTTACACAATCGCGCTTGATAAACCGCACATCTATTGTTAAGTTTGGTGTCGAGGTCGGGGAAGTGACCTTAGTTATCGAAAAAATATAG
- a CDS encoding HU family DNA-binding protein, with protein MNKAQLVEKIATDAEISKAAATRALDAFTGAVTSSLKEGNSVALVGFGTFSVKERAARTGRNPQTGAEIQIAAATIPSFKAGKGLKDQVNP; from the coding sequence ATGAATAAAGCTCAATTAGTTGAAAAAATCGCTACTGATGCAGAAATCTCTAAAGCTGCTGCTACACGTGCACTTGACGCGTTTACTGGCGCTGTAACTTCTTCTTTAAAAGAAGGTAATTCAGTTGCATTAGTTGGTTTTGGTACTTTCTCAGTTAAAGAACGTGCAGCACGCACTGGCCGTAACCCACAAACGGGTGCTGAGATCCAAATCGCAGCGGCAACTATCCCAAGCTTTAAAGCAGGTAAAGGTCTTAAAGACCAAGTAAACCCTTAA
- the ilvN gene encoding acetolactate synthase small subunit — MRRILSILLENEPGALSRIVGLFSQRAYNIDSLTVGTTDDQSLSRITITTMGDDRIVEQITKQVNKLVDVLKIIDLTEMSHIERELLLVKVFAQDETTRAAVTRVVDVFQGAILDMGRQSYSLQLVSSTDKIESFLDTLRHETDIIEVVRSGAVGIGRGDKALKA, encoded by the coding sequence ATGCGTCGTATTTTATCTATATTATTAGAAAACGAACCTGGTGCACTATCGCGTATCGTTGGGCTTTTTTCACAACGTGCTTATAACATTGATAGCCTTACGGTGGGTACTACTGACGATCAATCACTATCGCGTATCACTATTACAACTATGGGTGATGACAGAATTGTTGAGCAAATTACGAAACAAGTAAATAAGCTTGTTGATGTACTTAAAATCATCGACTTAACAGAAATGAGCCATATTGAGCGTGAGTTATTACTTGTTAAGGTATTTGCCCAAGACGAAACCACACGCGCTGCCGTAACACGTGTGGTTGATGTGTTCCAAGGCGCTATTTTAGATATGGGCCGACAAAGTTACAGCCTACAACTTGTAAGCAGTACAGACAAAATAGAATCGTTTTTAGACACACTGCGTCATGAAACAGACATTATTGAAGTTGTACGCTCAGGTGCCGTTGGTATCGGACGAGGCGACAAAGCTTTAAAAGCGTAA
- a CDS encoding acetolactate synthase 3 large subunit, with product MSKQEYNGSELVVQALKDLKVKYIFGYPGGSVLDLYDALFQQDDIEHILVRHEQAATHMADGYARATGEVGVVLATSGPGATNCITGIATAYMDSIPMVVLSGQVPTNLIGDDAFQETDIVGCSRPVVKHSFNCRSAKEIPAILAKAFYIASTGRPGPVVVELPKDMLNPAIKFEYEFPKTTELRTYSPNTKGHSKQIRKAVTAILEAKKLVIYSGGGIVLSNTSEQLTHLVESLNAPITNTLMGLGGISGVHPNFVGMLGMHGTLEANKAMANADVILALGARFDDRVTNNVNKFCPNATIVHVDVDPTSISKTIKAHIPVVGCLATVIEQLQTAIDKSPIQIDRSAQEDWWRQIISWREQKCLNYNADGDKIKPQAVIEAVYKATNGDAYVSSDVGQHQMFAAQYYPFKNPRQWINSGGLGTMGFGLPAAMGVKLAFPDKESVCVTGDGSIQMNIQELSTCLQYNLAVKVVSLNNRSLGMVRQWQDMIYGGRHSSSYMDSLPDFVKLVESYGHVGIKVDTLDELQPAIDRAMSINDRLVFLDINVDEKEHVYPMQIKLGGIDEMWLRKGVKA from the coding sequence ATGAGCAAACAAGAGTATAATGGCTCTGAACTAGTAGTTCAGGCATTGAAAGACTTAAAGGTTAAATACATATTTGGCTACCCCGGTGGTTCGGTTTTAGACTTATATGATGCACTTTTTCAGCAAGATGATATTGAGCATATTTTAGTACGCCATGAACAAGCAGCAACGCACATGGCTGATGGCTATGCCCGTGCCACCGGTGAAGTAGGTGTTGTACTTGCAACCTCTGGCCCTGGCGCTACAAACTGTATTACAGGAATTGCTACAGCTTATATGGATTCAATCCCTATGGTTGTTTTATCAGGCCAAGTACCGACTAATTTAATTGGTGATGATGCCTTTCAAGAAACCGACATTGTTGGTTGTTCGCGCCCTGTGGTTAAACACAGCTTTAACTGTCGAAGTGCTAAAGAGATCCCAGCGATCCTTGCAAAAGCGTTTTATATTGCAAGTACTGGTCGCCCAGGCCCTGTAGTGGTTGAGCTACCAAAAGATATGCTCAACCCAGCGATTAAGTTTGAGTACGAATTTCCTAAAACTACCGAGCTTAGAACCTATAGCCCAAATACAAAAGGTCATTCAAAACAAATACGCAAAGCAGTAACTGCTATTCTTGAAGCAAAAAAATTAGTGATTTATTCTGGCGGCGGAATTGTACTTTCTAATACCTCAGAGCAATTAACTCACTTAGTTGAATCATTAAATGCTCCTATTACAAATACTTTAATGGGCCTTGGTGGTATTTCAGGTGTACACCCTAATTTTGTAGGCATGCTTGGAATGCATGGTACGCTTGAAGCAAATAAAGCAATGGCCAACGCTGATGTAATTTTAGCCTTAGGCGCACGTTTTGATGATCGTGTTACAAATAACGTTAACAAGTTTTGCCCTAACGCAACCATCGTGCATGTTGATGTAGATCCGACCTCAATTTCTAAAACTATTAAAGCTCATATTCCAGTTGTAGGGTGTTTAGCAACGGTTATAGAACAACTACAAACTGCTATTGATAAAAGCCCAATACAAATTGATAGAAGCGCCCAAGAAGATTGGTGGCGACAAATTATTAGCTGGCGTGAACAAAAATGCCTTAATTACAACGCCGATGGCGATAAAATTAAGCCCCAAGCTGTTATTGAAGCAGTGTACAAAGCAACAAATGGCGATGCATATGTAAGCTCAGACGTAGGTCAGCATCAAATGTTTGCCGCTCAATATTACCCGTTTAAAAACCCTCGCCAGTGGATCAACTCTGGAGGCCTAGGCACTATGGGCTTTGGTTTACCTGCTGCAATGGGCGTTAAACTTGCGTTCCCAGATAAAGAGTCTGTATGTGTAACGGGCGATGGTTCTATTCAAATGAACATCCAAGAGCTATCAACGTGTTTGCAATATAACTTAGCTGTTAAAGTTGTATCATTAAATAACCGCTCTTTAGGTATGGTACGCCAATGGCAAGACATGATTTACGGCGGTCGCCATTCATCGTCTTACATGGACTCTTTACCTGACTTTGTAAAACTTGTAGAAAGTTACGGTCACGTTGGTATAAAGGTAGACACGCTCGATGAACTACAACCAGCGATAGACAGAGCTATGAGTATAAATGACCGTTTAGTATTTTTAGATATAAACGTTGATGAAAAAGAACATGTATACCCAATGCAAATTAAGTTAGGCGGCATTGATGAGATGTGGTTACGTAAAGGAGTAAAAGCATAA
- a CDS encoding immune inhibitor A domain-containing protein, translated as MKKVTIISLLSTLISPLAIADKASPHDVGITNKERILYWLNKRDNIAPSDLESSYDQYMDMSANNQHLIKNGFRQFNSKIHNSTVSVKSQVSFSTALIPDQTVNQVKILTILIDFPDLKHDDNKLTAQDTDMFYADYSKEHYQQMLFNSESYLGPDDQSLLTAKSYYSDASGASLNFSGDVYGWVTADSNAKVYGERQGNTRDINAPSLVKEAVEKAVAQYNINLSDYDLTDLDDIDGDGIINEPNGIIDHVMIFHSSIGEEAGGGYLATDAIWSHRYYVFDENSQPSEVTGSSVKLFGYTINPIDAGIGVVVHEFGHDLGLLDEYDLQSNTVGEPVASWSVMSTGSWSGALRGSEPVMFSPYALEYLQTRYQGNWVNQLELEMTEVNANSEQILVDTSSTSQSQSQLKVVLPKRLEKFKTPVEGEFQYYSNTGDNLRNSFINTIELPPSNDALMLSFNAYYSIERDYDLVQIKVNGTPISGNYTQAINPYYGDIGPYITGDSFLNSDAKQPNGYLTHEFDLTSYAGQTVEFSIEYITDANTHYYGFVVDDMKVRQNETLIWQNNAEVQTSAQLTNFERIGSYIYAAPSHYYLQLRSYLGIDSGLQSEQYSPGVLLWYADESQSDNNTTEHPGTGFALVVDADQRAIKTGTTQTTANTAIQIRDAAFSLYDQRAGLGDNDLSAISEFSDKTDYSFSQQTESGVELPQLGFGFTLLNQSTNNESVSVELSYSSANGIKFSINDLNVQFDIEGLTLIPTDKFMWRFDDGSTSTELAPSHEYDDFGTYNVEFIVSNDNAEQVFTAEVNITKPLAINEVDYDINQGVLTAQANITGGVSPFTYQWSLGDNNSLATQSITHSYLYSGNYQVELTVTDSQGNQTEKTLDISTTVPMSIESGFTSNNLNVQFNSDISGGFGNYTYNWNFGDGSTSNIQNPSYVYQNEGSYTVTLKATDAHTGEVITESLTVGVNIEQSSSGSSGGTLVGLLILLAFSTLRVIPMGKNT; from the coding sequence GTGAAAAAAGTGACTATAATTTCGCTTTTATCTACATTAATAAGTCCTTTAGCAATTGCTGATAAAGCATCTCCACATGATGTGGGTATTACTAACAAGGAACGTATTTTATATTGGCTTAATAAAAGAGATAACATTGCGCCGAGTGATCTTGAGTCATCATATGATCAATACATGGATATGAGTGCTAATAACCAACATTTAATTAAAAATGGTTTTAGGCAATTTAATTCTAAAATTCATAATTCAACGGTTTCAGTAAAATCTCAAGTAAGTTTTTCTACTGCTTTGATTCCCGATCAGACTGTAAATCAAGTTAAAATACTGACTATATTAATAGACTTTCCTGATTTGAAACATGACGATAATAAGTTAACAGCCCAAGATACCGATATGTTTTACGCTGATTACTCTAAAGAACATTATCAACAGATGTTATTTAATAGCGAAAGTTATTTAGGTCCAGATGATCAAAGCCTATTAACCGCAAAAAGCTATTATTCAGACGCGTCGGGTGCAAGCTTAAATTTTAGCGGTGATGTTTATGGCTGGGTAACCGCTGATAGTAACGCCAAAGTATATGGAGAAAGACAAGGGAATACCCGAGATATTAATGCGCCATCTTTAGTTAAAGAAGCAGTAGAAAAAGCTGTAGCACAATATAATATCAATTTAAGTGATTACGACCTTACTGATTTAGACGATATTGACGGTGACGGTATTATTAACGAACCCAACGGAATAATAGACCATGTGATGATTTTTCATTCAAGTATTGGTGAAGAAGCTGGAGGAGGTTACTTAGCTACCGATGCGATTTGGTCTCATCGTTACTATGTATTTGATGAAAACAGCCAACCTAGTGAAGTAACGGGAAGTTCTGTTAAGCTTTTTGGCTATACAATTAACCCAATTGATGCTGGAATTGGTGTAGTTGTGCACGAGTTTGGCCACGATTTAGGGTTGCTTGATGAATACGATTTACAATCTAATACTGTGGGTGAGCCGGTTGCATCTTGGTCTGTTATGTCTACTGGTAGTTGGTCGGGGGCTTTAAGGGGCTCAGAGCCTGTGATGTTTAGTCCTTATGCGCTTGAATACTTACAAACGCGCTATCAGGGAAATTGGGTCAATCAGCTAGAGCTTGAAATGACAGAAGTTAACGCAAATTCTGAGCAAATACTTGTTGATACCTCAAGTACTTCACAATCACAAAGCCAATTAAAAGTTGTTTTACCTAAGCGTCTAGAAAAGTTTAAAACACCGGTAGAAGGGGAGTTTCAATATTATTCAAATACAGGTGATAACCTGCGTAATAGTTTTATAAATACGATAGAACTGCCACCGAGCAATGATGCACTAATGCTAAGTTTTAATGCCTATTACAGCATTGAACGTGATTACGATTTAGTGCAAATAAAAGTGAATGGTACGCCAATTAGTGGCAATTACACCCAAGCTATTAACCCATATTATGGCGATATTGGGCCTTACATTACCGGTGATTCTTTTTTAAATAGTGATGCTAAACAACCTAACGGCTATTTAACGCATGAGTTTGATTTAACCTCTTATGCAGGGCAAACAGTAGAGTTTAGTATTGAATACATAACTGATGCAAATACCCATTACTATGGTTTTGTTGTTGATGATATGAAGGTTAGGCAAAACGAAACGTTAATTTGGCAAAACAACGCAGAAGTGCAAACATCTGCTCAACTAACAAACTTTGAAAGAATAGGTAGTTACATATACGCCGCACCATCGCATTACTATTTACAATTAAGATCTTATCTAGGTATCGATAGCGGATTGCAAAGTGAGCAATATTCCCCGGGAGTACTTTTGTGGTACGCCGACGAATCACAATCAGATAATAATACCACCGAGCACCCAGGAACTGGCTTTGCGTTAGTTGTTGACGCAGACCAGCGAGCAATTAAAACAGGCACTACGCAAACAACTGCCAATACGGCAATACAAATACGCGATGCTGCATTTAGTTTATATGACCAGCGTGCAGGGTTAGGCGACAACGATTTATCAGCCATTAGTGAGTTTAGTGATAAAACAGATTATAGTTTTTCACAACAAACTGAATCTGGTGTTGAATTACCACAATTAGGTTTTGGGTTTACTTTATTAAATCAATCAACTAATAACGAAAGCGTTAGTGTTGAGCTAAGTTATAGTTCTGCAAATGGGATTAAATTTAGTATTAATGATCTTAATGTGCAATTTGATATTGAAGGATTAACTTTAATACCAACCGATAAGTTTATGTGGCGTTTTGATGATGGCTCAACAAGCACTGAGCTTGCACCTTCTCATGAGTATGATGATTTTGGCACTTATAATGTTGAGTTTATTGTTAGCAACGATAATGCTGAGCAAGTATTTACCGCTGAAGTAAATATTACTAAGCCATTAGCAATTAACGAGGTTGATTATGATATTAACCAAGGGGTATTGACAGCCCAAGCTAATATTACGGGTGGCGTTTCACCTTTTACTTATCAGTGGAGCTTAGGTGATAATAACAGCTTAGCGACGCAGAGTATTACACATAGTTATTTATATTCAGGTAATTACCAAGTTGAACTGACCGTAACAGACAGTCAAGGAAATCAAACTGAAAAAACGCTAGATATTTCTACAACAGTGCCTATGAGCATTGAAAGTGGTTTTACTTCTAATAATTTAAATGTTCAGTTTAATAGTGATATAAGCGGTGGTTTTGGTAACTACACATACAACTGGAATTTTGGTGATGGAAGTACTTCTAACATACAAAACCCAAGTTATGTTTATCAAAATGAAGGGAGTTATACTGTGACACTTAAAGCGACTGATGCTCATACGGGCGAAGTTATTACTGAAAGCTTAACTGTAGGCGTAAACATAGAGCAAAGTAGTTCAGGCTCAAGTGGTGGAACACTAGTAGGCTTACTTATTTTATTAGCCTTTAGTACCCTGAGAGTAATACCAATGGGCAAAAATACTTAA
- a CDS encoding isocitrate dehydrogenase, with protein MAKQTITVIKGDGIGPSIIDSALEILKAAGCDFDYEFVDAGLAALEKTGELLPQETIDTIAKNKITLKGPLTTPVGEGFTSINVTLRKQFGLYANVRPVKSFVGTKARYDDIDIITIRENTQGMYSGAGQVVSEDGNEAEAKSVITREGAEKIVTFAYELAIREGRKKVTAVHKANILKSTSGLFLKVAREVAERYPQIESTEMIVDATCMKLVMTPEEFDVIVTTNLFGDILSDLCAGLVGGLGMAPGANIGEDAAIFEAVHGSAPDIAGKNLANPTSVILASIQMLEHLDMGDTAERIRSAVADVIKSGDRTTRDLGGSHGTTDFTQSVIDRL; from the coding sequence ATGGCCAAACAAACCATCACAGTGATCAAAGGCGACGGCATCGGTCCGAGCATTATCGACTCAGCACTTGAAATATTAAAAGCCGCAGGTTGCGACTTTGATTATGAATTTGTTGATGCAGGCCTTGCAGCACTTGAAAAAACAGGTGAGCTACTTCCACAGGAAACAATTGATACAATAGCTAAAAATAAAATCACTTTAAAAGGCCCATTAACTACGCCTGTAGGTGAAGGTTTTACGTCTATTAACGTTACACTGCGTAAGCAATTTGGTTTATACGCAAATGTTCGCCCTGTGAAATCGTTTGTTGGTACTAAAGCACGTTACGACGATATTGATATCATCACTATTCGTGAAAACACGCAAGGTATGTACTCAGGCGCAGGCCAAGTGGTTAGTGAAGATGGCAACGAAGCTGAAGCAAAATCAGTGATCACACGTGAAGGCGCAGAAAAAATTGTAACGTTTGCTTACGAGCTTGCAATACGTGAAGGCCGTAAAAAAGTAACAGCGGTACATAAAGCTAACATATTAAAATCAACATCAGGCTTATTTTTAAAAGTAGCCCGTGAAGTAGCTGAGCGTTACCCACAAATTGAGTCAACAGAAATGATTGTTGATGCAACATGTATGAAACTTGTAATGACACCAGAAGAGTTTGACGTAATTGTAACGACTAACTTATTTGGTGATATTTTATCAGACTTATGTGCAGGTTTAGTGGGTGGTTTAGGTATGGCTCCAGGCGCTAACATTGGTGAAGATGCCGCTATTTTTGAAGCTGTACACGGTAGTGCGCCAGATATCGCAGGTAAAAACTTAGCTAATCCTACATCAGTAATCTTAGCGTCTATTCAAATGCTTGAGCATTTAGACATGGGCGACACTGCAGAGCGAATTCGTAGCGCTGTAGCTGATGTGATTAAATCAGGTGATCGTACAACACGTGATTTGGGCGGCAGCCACGGTACTACAGACTTCACTCAATCAGTGATTGATCGTCTTTAA
- a CDS encoding DUF3192 domain-containing protein: MLKKFIRYLILGLGLYALIAASVIMFYKDDPQAMIWQDREAFNKRFIEKLSLEQPTTLNSVLDYLGSPDLTYAKRDGEQVFQIVFYRTQHKTSDGITTMDECTGLLFKNGQLFLWGPSAYNKYQEQN; the protein is encoded by the coding sequence ATGTTGAAAAAGTTTATTAGATATTTAATTTTAGGTTTAGGGCTATATGCGCTAATAGCAGCATCTGTGATCATGTTTTATAAAGACGATCCGCAAGCTATGATCTGGCAAGACCGCGAAGCATTTAATAAACGATTTATAGAAAAATTATCTCTTGAGCAACCCACTACTTTAAATAGTGTGCTTGATTACTTAGGCAGCCCCGATTTAACGTATGCTAAACGCGATGGAGAACAAGTTTTTCAAATTGTTTTTTATCGTACACAACATAAAACATCTGACGGTATTACAACAATGGATGAATGTACTGGATTACTTTTTAAAAATGGACAGCTTTTTTTATGGGGTCCCAGCGCTTATAACAAATACCAAGAACAAAATTAG
- the xni gene encoding flap endonuclease Xni produces the protein MKPQLLLIDALNLIRRIYAVDANQKHHSDAQMIEICCSRVAHACKKLLKSSNATHAIAVFDGDRSWRYHFYKDYKHSRAPMPQMLKDALVDFKTAIEQTGIVVFEPVNDEADDIIATLAYKASSNQISNIVVSTDKGFLPHIGSYITVYDYFKKLYLDETSIKDRFGVEKNKLVDFWALAGDKTNDIPGVKGIGTKSAQQLVNNYSSIEQALEDDSLTPSIKNKLAANMDMYVISKHLVSLRTDINLGFSLKQLRLS, from the coding sequence TTGAAACCCCAATTACTTCTTATTGATGCGCTTAATTTAATTAGGCGCATTTACGCTGTTGATGCTAATCAAAAACACCACAGTGATGCACAAATGATTGAAATATGCTGCTCACGTGTTGCCCACGCATGTAAAAAACTACTTAAAAGTAGTAATGCAACACATGCTATTGCGGTCTTTGATGGAGATAGAAGCTGGCGATACCATTTTTACAAAGATTACAAACATTCACGCGCACCAATGCCGCAAATGTTAAAAGACGCATTAGTAGATTTTAAAACGGCAATAGAACAAACAGGCATTGTTGTATTTGAACCCGTTAACGATGAAGCTGACGATATAATAGCAACGCTTGCTTACAAGGCCTCCAGTAATCAAATAAGTAACATTGTAGTATCAACGGATAAAGGGTTTTTACCACATATTGGCTCTTACATTACCGTTTACGATTACTTTAAAAAGTTATACCTTGACGAGACAAGTATAAAAGATCGTTTTGGAGTAGAGAAAAACAAGCTGGTTGATTTTTGGGCTCTAGCAGGCGATAAAACCAATGATATACCTGGCGTTAAAGGTATTGGCACAAAGTCTGCGCAGCAATTAGTAAATAACTATAGCTCTATTGAGCAAGCGCTAGAGGATGACTCTTTAACCCCTAGTATTAAAAATAAGCTTGCCGCTAATATGGATATGTATGTTATTTCAAAACACTTGGTTAGTTTGCGTACCGATATAAATTTAGGCTTTAGTTTAAAGCAGTTAAGACTAAGTTAA